From Pseudoalteromonas viridis, the proteins below share one genomic window:
- a CDS encoding DUF481 domain-containing protein: MKYAIFFLYCAGLLLSARAFAVDPFEDFHEYGELSDEEIHELHEGEFLYGDVELGVLLNRGNTSNTAFKLKSNLYQDFKYWRNQFKFDGAYRREVDPDTKIEDETASRYFISAQGNYKIGEKNTSLFLYGDYESDEFNGREYTTTFVVGYGKRIFEGRKNTVDVDLGPGLSMYRREDEVELAPGEQRVERGHLLRVALQWERTVSKRTRFNQDISYEKSMSGLGARVFSETALISQVMGGVSMKVAYTYRYHSQPEEGKEKADTEVGATLVYSFN; this comes from the coding sequence GTGAAGTACGCCATTTTTTTCCTCTATTGCGCAGGGCTCTTGCTCAGCGCTCGGGCGTTTGCCGTCGACCCATTCGAAGATTTTCATGAGTACGGCGAGCTGTCAGACGAAGAGATCCACGAGTTGCACGAGGGAGAGTTTTTGTACGGTGATGTAGAGCTGGGTGTATTACTTAATCGGGGCAATACCAGCAATACGGCGTTTAAACTCAAAAGTAACCTTTATCAAGATTTTAAGTACTGGCGTAATCAGTTTAAGTTCGACGGTGCGTACCGCCGGGAAGTCGACCCGGATACTAAGATCGAAGATGAAACCGCGTCTCGCTATTTTATCTCCGCGCAGGGGAACTATAAAATAGGTGAGAAGAATACCTCGTTGTTTTTATATGGTGACTATGAGAGCGATGAGTTCAACGGTCGCGAGTACACCACCACGTTCGTTGTTGGCTATGGCAAGCGGATTTTTGAGGGGCGTAAGAATACCGTTGACGTCGACCTTGGGCCGGGTTTGTCTATGTATCGACGCGAGGATGAGGTGGAACTGGCGCCCGGGGAGCAAAGGGTTGAACGGGGTCACTTGCTACGCGTGGCATTACAGTGGGAGCGCACCGTATCAAAGCGAACCCGCTTTAATCAGGATATCAGTTATGAAAAGTCCATGTCGGGACTGGGCGCTCGGGTATTTTCCGAAACGGCATTGATCAGTCAGGTGATGGGCGGAGTTTCAATGAAAGTTGCTTACACCTATCGCTATCATTCACAACCAGAGGAAGGCAAGGAAAAGGCGGATACCGAAGTGGGTGCCACACTTGTCTATAGTTTTAATTAG
- the prmB gene encoding 50S ribosomal protein L3 N(5)-glutamine methyltransferase, whose protein sequence is MSDSVISQAMAEEAYQDLITIQDWLRWTASQFAGNGVFFGHGTDNPWDEAVSLVLPLLNLPVDAPKELISARLTHSEKVRLVEYLRLRIDERIPVAYLTNQAWFAGLPFYVDERVLVPRSPFAELIETQFKPWLKSPEKVTRILDMCTGSGCIAIALAKAFEQAQVDAVDISFDALAVAEMNIHDHQVQEQVFAIQSDVFSGVPGQQYDLIVANPPYVDAEDMADLPEEFHHEPELGLASGEDGLDVTRTLLQEAAAHLTEEGLLFVEVGNSMVHMEALYPGAPFTWLEFARGGLGVFVISKKQLLDYFND, encoded by the coding sequence ATGAGCGACTCTGTTATTTCTCAGGCGATGGCTGAAGAAGCCTATCAGGATTTAATCACCATTCAGGATTGGTTACGCTGGACTGCCAGCCAGTTTGCAGGCAATGGCGTGTTCTTTGGACACGGCACCGACAACCCGTGGGACGAGGCGGTCAGTCTGGTTTTGCCATTGCTAAATCTGCCTGTTGATGCGCCAAAAGAACTGATTAGCGCACGCCTGACACACAGCGAAAAAGTCAGGCTGGTAGAATACCTGCGATTGCGTATCGATGAGCGCATTCCGGTAGCCTATCTGACCAACCAGGCTTGGTTCGCAGGGCTGCCTTTTTATGTGGATGAGCGCGTACTGGTGCCACGCTCGCCCTTTGCTGAGCTGATCGAAACCCAGTTCAAACCCTGGTTAAAGTCGCCGGAAAAAGTGACCCGGATCCTGGATATGTGCACGGGCTCTGGCTGTATTGCCATTGCGCTGGCCAAAGCGTTTGAGCAGGCTCAGGTGGATGCGGTTGATATTTCGTTTGATGCGCTGGCAGTGGCCGAGATGAACATCCATGACCATCAGGTCCAGGAGCAGGTTTTTGCTATCCAGTCGGACGTGTTCAGCGGGGTGCCCGGACAGCAATATGATCTGATCGTGGCCAATCCTCCCTATGTGGATGCGGAAGATATGGCGGACTTGCCAGAGGAGTTCCATCATGAACCTGAGCTGGGTCTGGCGTCGGGAGAGGATGGACTGGATGTAACACGCACTTTGCTACAAGAAGCCGCAGCACACCTCACCGAAGAGGGGCTGCTATTTGTCGAGGTGGGTAATTCTATGGTACATATGGAAGCGCTTTATCCCGGTGCGCCATTTACCTGGCTGGAATTTGCACGCGGCGGGCTGGGTGTCTTTGTGATCAGTAAAAAACAATTACTGGATTACTTTAACGACTAA
- a CDS encoding superoxide dismutase, translating into MAFTLPELPYAYDALEPHIDSKTMEIHHTLHHQTYVNKANAALEGSEFANQSSIELLTNIQDLPDTLRGAVRDHVGGHNNHSLFWRIMSPQGGQLHPGVLCDAIDKHFGDFDSFKGQFTQAAVSRFGSGWAWLVIDAQKRLQVTSSLNQDSPLMDGLTPILGLDVWEHAYYLKYQNRRPEYIEAFYKVINWQEVERRFIATID; encoded by the coding sequence ATGGCATTTACACTGCCCGAATTACCTTACGCCTATGATGCGTTAGAGCCGCATATTGACAGTAAAACCATGGAGATCCACCACACCCTGCACCACCAGACCTATGTGAATAAAGCCAATGCCGCGCTTGAGGGCAGTGAATTTGCAAACCAATCCAGTATCGAATTGCTGACCAATATTCAGGATCTACCCGACACTTTACGCGGTGCGGTGCGCGACCACGTCGGCGGTCACAACAACCACTCCCTATTTTGGAGAATCATGTCGCCACAAGGCGGGCAATTGCATCCCGGTGTGCTTTGTGATGCCATTGATAAACACTTTGGCGATTTTGACTCCTTTAAAGGCCAGTTTACCCAGGCAGCTGTCAGTCGCTTTGGCAGTGGCTGGGCATGGTTAGTCATTGATGCTCAAAAGCGTCTGCAGGTTACCAGCTCGCTGAATCAGGACAGTCCATTGATGGACGGCCTGACACCCATTTTGGGCCTTGATGTATGGGAGCACGCCTATTATCTGAAATACCAAAATCGCAGGCCTGAGTACATTGAAGCCTTTTACAAGGTGATTAACTGGCAGGAAGTGGAGCGCCGTTTTATCGCCACCATTGATTAA
- a CDS encoding FKBP-type peptidyl-prolyl cis-trans isomerase has product MKIAPNTVVKMHYAVLDNDDNSIDNTFDDEPLEFIVGTGYLISGLEDALMSKQAGDKFSVSVEPQNGYGERHDNLMQAVPKSMFEEMEVEVGMQFRATTDEGEQTVIVIGIEGDDVIVDGNHPLAGITLNFDVEILDVREATSEELEHGHVHSEGGCGHHH; this is encoded by the coding sequence ATGAAGATTGCCCCGAATACCGTTGTAAAAATGCACTACGCTGTACTGGACAACGATGACAACAGCATAGACAACACCTTTGATGATGAACCTCTTGAGTTTATCGTTGGTACGGGTTATTTGATTTCGGGCCTGGAAGATGCCTTGATGAGCAAACAAGCGGGTGACAAGTTCAGCGTCAGTGTCGAGCCGCAAAATGGCTACGGCGAGCGTCATGATAATCTGATGCAGGCTGTACCAAAAAGCATGTTCGAGGAAATGGAAGTTGAAGTCGGTATGCAATTTCGTGCAACCACAGATGAAGGTGAGCAAACCGTGATTGTGATCGGCATCGAAGGTGACGATGTTATCGTTGATGGCAACCACCCGCTGGCAGGCATCACGCTAAACTTTGATGTTGAAATTCTCGACGTGCGCGAAGCCACATCTGAAGAACTGGAGCATGGCCATGTGCACAGTGAAGGCGGCTGTGGCCACCATCACTAA
- the yghU gene encoding glutathione-dependent disulfide-bond oxidoreductase, producing MNNTPYTPPKVWTHQSSSDNKWANINSPKSGARYEQALPVGAHPLQLYSLGTPNGQKVTIMLEELLALGVSEAEYDAYLINIGEGEQFSSGFVDVNPNSKIPALVDKSGETEVKVFESASILVYLAEKFGHLLPSSGSPRTNTFNWLFWAQGSAPFVGGGFGHFYAYADEKQEYPINRFAMEAKRQLDVLNKHLADNTYVAGEQYTIADIAIWPWYGNLALGKLYDAGEFLQVHEYEHLVRWAEQVGARPAVQRGRVVNRTFGESWEQLPERHNAADIDAVLALKA from the coding sequence ATGAATAATACCCCCTATACGCCGCCCAAAGTGTGGACACATCAGTCCAGTAGCGATAATAAATGGGCCAATATTAATAGCCCGAAATCCGGTGCCAGATATGAACAGGCACTCCCAGTCGGTGCGCACCCTTTGCAACTGTACTCGCTTGGAACACCAAACGGCCAAAAGGTCACCATTATGCTGGAAGAGCTGTTGGCACTTGGAGTAAGCGAGGCTGAATACGATGCTTACTTAATCAATATTGGTGAGGGTGAGCAATTTTCTTCTGGCTTTGTTGACGTTAACCCAAACTCAAAGATTCCTGCCCTGGTCGATAAATCAGGTGAAACAGAGGTCAAAGTCTTCGAATCCGCTTCTATCCTGGTTTATTTAGCAGAAAAGTTTGGCCACTTATTACCCTCATCCGGCTCACCAAGAACAAACACTTTTAACTGGTTGTTCTGGGCACAAGGTTCAGCGCCGTTTGTCGGCGGCGGATTTGGTCACTTCTATGCTTATGCGGATGAAAAGCAGGAGTACCCTATCAATCGCTTTGCCATGGAAGCCAAGCGGCAGCTGGATGTGCTGAACAAGCACCTGGCAGACAACACCTATGTTGCAGGCGAACAATACACCATTGCCGATATCGCCATCTGGCCCTGGTATGGCAACCTGGCACTGGGCAAGCTATACGATGCCGGCGAGTTTTTGCAGGTGCACGAGTATGAGCACCTGGTGCGCTGGGCTGAACAAGTTGGCGCACGTCCTGCGGTACAACGTGGCCGGGTAGTTAACCGCACCTTTGGTGAGTCCTGGGAGCAGCTGCCTGAGCGCCACAACGCCGCCGATATTGACGCCGTGCTGGCACTAAAAGCCTAA
- a CDS encoding crotonase/enoyl-CoA hydratase family protein, giving the protein MVQLETTDGIAWVTLARPEKQNALSYEMFRQLDKIIRTLRRDRQLRAVVIQGQGAHFCAGLDVGAVMKKPRNIVSLLSKWLPGNANLVQRVSLGWRALPVPVFALVQGNCLGGGLHIALGADYRIVSPDAQFAIMEARWGLCPDMSTSLMLPGIVSHDQALWLASNPTRIDAGQAKALGLVTEVCDDPLANVQQRLSQLARVSPDALAAIKSLYNTAYHPPQRKLLWQETWLQIKLLLSKNTRTAMHNGRQPDTPKPYRPRGKW; this is encoded by the coding sequence ATGGTCCAGTTAGAGACAACTGACGGCATCGCCTGGGTCACCCTGGCCCGGCCCGAAAAGCAAAATGCACTGTCTTACGAGATGTTCAGACAGTTAGATAAGATAATCCGCACACTCAGGCGCGATCGCCAGTTACGGGCCGTCGTGATACAAGGTCAGGGAGCGCATTTTTGCGCAGGTCTGGATGTCGGTGCCGTCATGAAAAAGCCCCGTAATATCGTCTCGCTGCTTAGCAAGTGGCTGCCCGGTAATGCCAATCTGGTACAACGGGTTTCGTTAGGCTGGCGCGCGCTGCCCGTGCCGGTGTTTGCCCTGGTACAGGGTAATTGCCTGGGTGGCGGTTTGCACATCGCTTTGGGCGCTGACTATCGTATTGTTTCACCTGACGCACAGTTCGCCATTATGGAAGCCCGCTGGGGGCTGTGTCCGGATATGAGTACCAGTTTGATGCTGCCTGGCATTGTAAGTCATGACCAGGCGCTCTGGCTGGCTTCTAATCCGACGCGTATTGATGCCGGGCAGGCCAAAGCGCTTGGGCTGGTGACAGAGGTCTGCGACGATCCGCTGGCCAATGTCCAGCAACGATTAAGCCAGCTTGCGCGGGTGTCACCGGATGCGCTGGCTGCCATAAAGAGCCTGTACAATACAGCTTACCACCCGCCACAGCGTAAGTTGTTATGGCAGGAAACCTGGTTGCAGATAAAGCTGTTGCTGTCCAAAAACACCCGCACGGCTATGCACAATGGCCGTCAGCCTGACACACCCAAACCGTATCGTCCGCGCGGAAAATGGTAA
- a CDS encoding mechanosensitive ion channel family protein, which produces MIEQEIAQIEHYYVLIRDYLVTYSMQLLGALVILLLGLWLAKKLAKATEALMLKHNIDVTLTNFISNVVKVLIIIMFTIIALGKIGISVTPFVAAIGAASLGAGLAVQGMLSNYGSGLAIIATRPFVVGDTIAVKGVCGQVKSIELGHTILVNEEKVEITIPNKHIIGEIMQNSFAHSLVKGEIGIAYSASAEQAIAIINRILADHDAVADTPQAQVGIEAFGDSAVLISYRYWVPTTQIIEHKLTINGAIYAAIQAANIEIPFPQRVVTIKEKPPAAD; this is translated from the coding sequence GTGATAGAACAAGAAATCGCACAAATTGAACATTACTACGTGCTGATCCGAGATTACCTGGTCACTTACAGCATGCAATTACTGGGTGCGCTGGTGATCCTGCTCCTCGGCTTATGGCTGGCGAAAAAGCTCGCGAAAGCCACCGAAGCCTTGATGCTCAAGCACAATATTGACGTCACGCTGACAAATTTCATCAGTAATGTGGTCAAAGTCCTGATCATCATTATGTTTACCATCATAGCACTCGGCAAAATAGGGATCAGTGTGACCCCCTTTGTGGCGGCAATTGGTGCGGCCTCACTGGGTGCAGGTTTAGCGGTGCAGGGCATGTTATCCAACTATGGCTCTGGGTTGGCCATTATTGCCACCCGGCCATTTGTAGTGGGCGACACCATAGCTGTTAAAGGTGTTTGCGGTCAGGTAAAAAGTATTGAACTGGGCCACACCATCCTGGTTAACGAAGAAAAAGTCGAGATCACTATTCCCAACAAGCACATCATTGGTGAAATTATGCAAAATTCCTTCGCCCACTCATTGGTGAAAGGAGAAATAGGTATTGCTTACAGCGCCAGCGCTGAGCAGGCTATTGCGATTATTAATCGAATTCTGGCAGACCATGATGCCGTCGCAGACACGCCACAGGCTCAGGTTGGGATAGAAGCATTTGGCGACAGTGCCGTACTGATCAGCTATCGTTACTGGGTACCGACCACGCAGATCATCGAGCATAAATTGACAATCAACGGCGCCATTTATGCCGCCATTCAGGCAGCCAATATAGAAATTCCATTTCCGCAGCGGGTTGTCACTATCAAAGAGAAGCCACCCGCAGCAGATTGA
- a CDS encoding CidA/LrgA family protein, which produces MMIALRFIASLAILIGCLWAARLATAAFALSLPAPLLGLVLLFILLQTGIIKSKYLLPSCGPILKYMAVFFIPAGVGLICYLDILGENAWLLVSVLTLVPALGLLLTGKLASKGRYYD; this is translated from the coding sequence ATGATGATTGCTCTGCGATTTATCGCATCCCTTGCGATTCTGATTGGCTGCCTGTGGGCGGCCAGACTGGCCACGGCCGCCTTTGCCCTGAGTTTGCCAGCCCCGTTACTGGGGCTCGTACTGCTGTTTATCTTACTCCAGACCGGAATCATAAAAAGCAAGTACTTACTTCCCTCTTGCGGACCAATTTTAAAGTATATGGCCGTATTTTTTATCCCTGCCGGCGTCGGGTTGATCTGCTATTTGGACATACTTGGTGAAAATGCCTGGCTGCTGGTGAGTGTACTCACCCTGGTACCGGCACTCGGTCTGCTCCTGACAGGAAAACTGGCAAGCAAAGGCAGATACTATGATTAA
- the aroC gene encoding chorismate synthase, translated as MAGNSIGQLFRVSTFGESHGVALGGVVDGVPAGLELDEADLQVDLDRRKPGQSRYTTQRREGDEIKILSGVFEGKTTGTSIGLLIENTDQRSKDYSKIQDVFRPGHGDYSYWHKYGHRDYRGGGRSSARETAIRVAAGGIAKKYLKQAHGIEIHACLSQLGPIKAEQFDWQQVEQNPFFFPDATKLDALDEYMRDLKKQGDSVGAKVKVVAKGVPVGLGEPVFDRLDAELAHSLMSINAVKGVEIGDGFEVVEQKGSEHRDELTPEGFTSNHAGGVLAGISTGQDIIASIALKPTSSITIPGQSINTQNESVEMITKGRHDPCVGIRAIPIAEAMMAITLMDHLLRQRGQNPHVDLQHGPIAAQRP; from the coding sequence ATGGCAGGCAATAGCATAGGCCAGTTATTCAGGGTATCGACCTTTGGCGAAAGTCACGGCGTTGCACTGGGTGGTGTGGTGGATGGTGTCCCGGCGGGACTGGAGCTGGACGAAGCGGATCTCCAGGTCGACCTGGACAGGCGTAAACCCGGACAAAGCCGGTACACGACGCAGCGTCGCGAGGGGGATGAAATTAAAATACTCTCTGGCGTGTTCGAGGGCAAAACCACCGGCACCAGTATTGGCTTATTAATCGAGAATACTGATCAGCGCTCTAAAGATTACAGTAAAATCCAGGACGTATTCCGTCCCGGCCACGGTGATTACAGCTACTGGCATAAATACGGACACCGCGACTATCGTGGCGGCGGACGCTCGTCAGCCCGGGAAACCGCCATTCGTGTTGCAGCCGGTGGTATAGCGAAAAAATATCTCAAGCAAGCGCATGGCATTGAGATCCATGCCTGTCTGTCGCAGCTGGGGCCAATTAAAGCCGAGCAGTTCGACTGGCAACAGGTCGAGCAGAACCCCTTTTTCTTTCCCGATGCCACTAAACTGGATGCGCTGGATGAATATATGCGCGACCTGAAAAAACAAGGGGATTCGGTCGGAGCAAAGGTAAAAGTGGTGGCCAAAGGCGTGCCTGTTGGTCTGGGCGAGCCGGTATTTGACAGACTGGATGCTGAACTAGCGCATTCTTTAATGAGCATTAATGCCGTAAAAGGCGTTGAGATCGGTGATGGCTTTGAGGTGGTGGAGCAAAAGGGCTCAGAGCACCGTGATGAACTGACACCCGAAGGCTTTACCAGCAATCATGCCGGTGGTGTGCTGGCCGGGATTTCGACGGGTCAGGATATCATTGCCTCGATAGCGCTTAAACCGACGTCGAGCATTACTATTCCGGGTCAGAGCATCAACACCCAGAATGAATCGGTAGAGATGATCACCAAAGGCCGTCATGACCCTTGTGTGGGGATCCGGGCTATCCCGATTGCCGAAGCCATGATGGCCATTACCCTGATGGATCATTTGCTCAGACAACGTGGGCAAAACCCGCATGTTGACTTGCAACATGGCCCAATTGCGGCGCAAAGACCTTAA
- a CDS encoding DUF440 family protein: protein MSARLSSIEEVSQQAYDIFLELAADNLTAEDVELFDSHSEEFGFIEDSVPDDSWQSLVAYEQEAEAEHFVQVIVGLELAQGDTVFAKILISRDLDAPFCHIVWKQ, encoded by the coding sequence ATGTCTGCACGTTTAAGTTCCATCGAAGAAGTATCGCAACAAGCCTATGATATTTTCCTTGAACTCGCCGCTGATAACCTGACGGCCGAAGACGTTGAGCTGTTCGACAGTCACAGCGAGGAGTTTGGATTTATCGAAGACAGTGTCCCCGATGACAGCTGGCAATCACTGGTCGCTTATGAACAAGAAGCAGAAGCGGAGCACTTCGTTCAGGTGATCGTGGGGTTAGAGCTCGCTCAGGGCGATACAGTTTTTGCCAAAATCCTGATAAGCCGCGACCTGGACGCGCCTTTTTGCCACATTGTTTGGAAGCAGTAA
- a CDS encoding LrgB family protein, translating into MINMLLGCSVTLVLFFVMRRLNQRWRSPVLNPVLLCIVLISACLLITDVDYIDYRNATTPISFFLEIAVVALALPLYQQLHAIRPYLVLICACSFVGISSATLLAFLLCQLFGASTALSASLMALSVTTPITLIVTDSLNGLPGVAAIMVILIGVLGGVFGLSLLRLAGVTQPQAKGIALGVACHAIGTAAAMEHHPAAGAFASAAMIISAVITASWVPVLFTLLQGIIS; encoded by the coding sequence ATGATTAATATGTTGCTCGGCTGCTCAGTCACTCTGGTATTGTTTTTTGTCATGCGACGCCTCAATCAGCGTTGGCGCTCACCTGTGCTGAATCCCGTATTGCTATGCATTGTGCTCATCAGCGCTTGCTTACTGATAACCGATGTTGATTATATTGACTATCGCAATGCCACAACACCAATCAGCTTTTTCCTTGAGATTGCTGTGGTAGCCCTTGCCCTGCCGCTGTACCAGCAGCTCCATGCAATCAGACCTTATCTTGTCTTGATCTGTGCCTGCAGCTTTGTCGGGATCTCCAGTGCAACCCTGCTGGCCTTTTTGCTCTGTCAGTTGTTTGGCGCATCCACGGCATTGAGCGCTTCACTTATGGCTTTGTCTGTCACCACCCCCATTACATTGATTGTCACGGATTCGCTGAATGGCTTGCCCGGGGTTGCCGCCATTATGGTGATTCTCATTGGCGTGCTGGGCGGCGTCTTTGGCTTGTCATTGCTTCGTTTAGCCGGAGTAACTCAGCCTCAGGCTAAAGGAATTGCGCTGGGCGTGGCCTGTCACGCAATTGGCACAGCGGCCGCGATGGAACATCACCCAGCTGCTGGTGCTTTTGCCTCCGCTGCGATGATAATCAGTGCCGTGATCACCGCAAGCTGGGTGCCGGTGCTTTTTACTTTGTTACAGGGCATAATCAGCTAA
- a CDS encoding Ig-like domain-containing protein, whose amino-acid sequence MNTRKFMKICCAAGLQMIAVHSWAQADTANYDCSTLAEWSSSTVYRKGDQVRAQAQAYEAKWFNQNELPANNSGTFDVWRQLGQCISGNAPLVTLLSPSDGAVLNKNDNAVFSANASDQDGDLAQVEFFVDDISVGILSQPPYQLTWSAQLGLHTVSAVAVDAKGNLSKPATADITVRDDSGNVPPALTIETPTNNQAFKVGDTVSLAVQATDTDGQVVQVKIWRDAQRLTTLNTPPFRHDFVTVSPGSKQLRVIAQDDKGATAEASVTIQVSAASSGGCAGLSTYRAGQSYQSGELVAHNNRKYRCDIAGWCSSSAAWAYEPGVGQHWQDAWSDLGICAIAPEISFSQPNDNATLLLNQPTQIAVSASDADGTISQLDLYADQTLLGSTAQNTLTVEWTPGNTGPVILSAVATDNESNQSQQTIQVTVTDQPLVVDLTAPTSGTQYVLGNAITIKASAQALSGQISIVDFYANGVKVASDTQAPYEFNYAPATLGQLSIYASATSTSGDKANSPAATVTVIAPPVGKTHKLIGYWHNFVNPAGCPIPLDQISDAWDIIDIAFAENDRSSNGTVHFKPFEKDIRSNCPPIDPAKFKTDMQALQAQGKIFVLSLGGAEGTITLNTDADEANFVSSLTAIIQEWGFDGLDIDLESGSNLLHGSQIQARLPRAIKQIEQNIGGDMVLTMAPEHPYVHGGMIAYSGIWGAYIPLINELRDTLDLLHVQLYNNGGLPNPYEPGSAPEGSVNMMVAHAKMLIEGFDLADGSRFMPLRDDQVAIGLPSGPQSANSGQAPIANIIAALDCLTKGTQCGTIAPSQPYPAFGGVMTWSINWDKFDGYNFSVPIGNKLTEMNQGL is encoded by the coding sequence ATGAACACAAGAAAGTTTATGAAGATATGCTGTGCTGCAGGCCTGCAAATGATTGCGGTGCACAGCTGGGCTCAGGCCGATACCGCCAACTATGACTGTAGCACCCTCGCCGAGTGGTCCAGCTCAACGGTTTACCGCAAAGGGGATCAAGTACGTGCTCAGGCGCAAGCCTATGAAGCAAAATGGTTCAATCAAAATGAACTGCCGGCAAATAATTCAGGTACCTTTGACGTATGGCGACAACTTGGCCAGTGCATTAGCGGCAACGCCCCTTTGGTTACTTTGCTAAGCCCGTCAGACGGTGCTGTGCTGAACAAAAATGACAACGCTGTTTTTTCTGCAAATGCTAGCGATCAGGATGGCGACCTTGCTCAGGTTGAGTTTTTTGTCGATGACATTAGCGTCGGTATACTCAGCCAGCCTCCTTACCAACTTACCTGGTCAGCACAGCTGGGCCTGCACACCGTGAGCGCAGTTGCAGTAGACGCCAAAGGGAATCTCAGTAAACCCGCAACGGCTGACATCACAGTGCGCGATGACAGCGGCAATGTCCCCCCGGCTCTCACCATTGAAACACCGACAAACAACCAGGCATTTAAAGTTGGCGATACCGTTAGCCTTGCTGTGCAAGCCACTGACACCGATGGCCAGGTTGTGCAGGTCAAAATTTGGCGAGATGCGCAGCGTCTGACAACGCTCAACACCCCGCCTTTTCGCCATGATTTTGTGACCGTGAGCCCGGGCAGCAAACAGCTCAGAGTCATTGCACAAGACGACAAAGGCGCAACCGCTGAAGCCAGTGTAACAATTCAGGTGAGCGCAGCAAGTTCGGGCGGCTGTGCAGGCCTGAGCACTTATCGTGCCGGGCAAAGCTATCAAAGTGGTGAACTGGTAGCGCATAATAATCGCAAATACCGCTGCGACATCGCGGGCTGGTGCAGCTCCAGTGCTGCATGGGCCTATGAGCCCGGTGTGGGCCAGCACTGGCAGGACGCCTGGAGCGATTTAGGGATCTGTGCTATTGCGCCTGAGATCAGTTTTAGTCAGCCTAATGACAATGCCACTTTGCTGCTTAACCAGCCGACACAAATCGCGGTCAGTGCCTCCGATGCAGACGGGACGATTTCGCAGCTAGACTTGTATGCTGATCAAACCTTACTTGGCAGCACCGCACAAAATACACTGACTGTGGAGTGGACGCCAGGCAACACCGGGCCAGTTATACTCAGTGCCGTTGCAACCGACAACGAGAGTAACCAGAGCCAGCAAACCATACAGGTTACAGTGACAGATCAGCCTTTGGTGGTTGATTTAACCGCCCCAACTTCGGGTACCCAATATGTACTGGGCAATGCGATCACTATCAAAGCCAGTGCTCAGGCGCTCAGCGGTCAGATCTCTATAGTCGATTTTTATGCCAATGGGGTAAAAGTGGCTAGCGATACTCAGGCGCCTTATGAGTTTAATTACGCTCCCGCAACACTTGGACAGCTCAGCATCTATGCAAGTGCGACCAGCACGTCGGGAGATAAGGCAAACAGCCCGGCCGCCACTGTCACTGTGATTGCCCCACCGGTTGGCAAAACCCATAAACTCATAGGCTACTGGCATAACTTTGTTAATCCGGCTGGCTGCCCTATTCCATTGGATCAGATCTCCGACGCCTGGGACATCATTGACATCGCCTTTGCAGAAAACGACCGTTCCTCTAATGGTACGGTTCACTTCAAACCCTTTGAGAAAGACATTCGCTCTAACTGCCCACCCATTGACCCCGCTAAATTCAAAACCGATATGCAGGCACTACAGGCTCAGGGCAAAATTTTTGTACTCAGCCTGGGTGGCGCCGAAGGCACCATCACCTTAAATACCGATGCTGATGAAGCGAATTTTGTCAGCAGTCTCACGGCCATTATTCAGGAGTGGGGATTTGACGGTCTGGATATCGACCTTGAAAGTGGCTCTAATTTGTTGCATGGCTCACAAATACAAGCCCGCCTGCCCAGAGCAATTAAGCAGATAGAGCAGAATATCGGTGGTGATATGGTGCTCACCATGGCGCCGGAACATCCTTACGTTCATGGCGGTATGATAGCCTACTCCGGCATTTGGGGCGCATACATACCGCTTATCAACGAGCTCAGAGACACGCTGGACTTACTGCATGTGCAGCTCTATAACAATGGCGGACTGCCCAACCCTTACGAGCCGGGCAGTGCACCGGAAGGCTCAGTCAATATGATGGTCGCACACGCCAAAATGCTGATTGAAGGGTTTGATCTTGCCGATGGCAGTCGCTTTATGCCGCTCAGAGATGATCAAGTCGCCATTGGCCTGCCATCCGGTCCGCAATCCGCCAATTCAGGTCAGGCACCCATTGCCAATATCATTGCAGCGCTGGACTGTCTGACTAAAGGCACACAGTGCGGCACCATTGCGCCCAGCCAGCCCTACCCGGCTTTTGGCGGTGTGATGACCTGGTCCATCAACTGGGATAAATTCGATGGCTACAACTTTTCAGTACCCATTGGTAATAAGCTCACTGAAATGAATCAGGGGCTATAA